From a single Callithrix jacchus isolate 240 chromosome 5, calJac240_pri, whole genome shotgun sequence genomic region:
- the GFRA4 gene encoding GDNF family receptor alpha-4 has translation MGQDDLDSREHREGLGREDTDAGGRAGGMVVMPRKEGPQLLGKAWLSLKAPSPSLTYCKALQSPPLPIPTTERRLQAGRRNETCNWPFPFPGSVSSAGGNRCVDAAEACTANALCQRLRSEYVAQCLGRAAQRSCPRARCRRALRRFFARGPPALTYALLFCPCGGSACAERRRQTFVPSCAFSGPGPAPPSCLEPLEVCERSPVCRPRLLAFQASCAPAPSAPDGCLWDQRTHCVRAYAGLVGTAVTPNYVDNASARVAPWCHCGASGNRREDCEAFRGLFTRNPCLDGAIQAFASGWPPVLLDQPNPQGHPEHSLLQVPLPQAGGFAVSRHQWEDHTLHWMVTTRPSHCVQLSLTGPFLLTCTSYCLEARSSWLFQNCKALTDVFPPLFPSACKLANSFLK, from the exons ATGGGTCAGGATGACCTCGACTCAAGGGAGCATCGGGAAGGGCTAGGGAGGGAGGACACCGATGCAGGAGGACGAGCAGGAG GAATGGTAGTGATGCCTAGGAAGGAGGGGCCTCAGCTCCTGGGGAAGGCCTGGCTCAGCCTCAAAGCGCCCTCTCCGTCCCTGACGTATTGCAAGGCCCTCCAGAGCCCGCCGCTGCCCATCCCCACGACAGAGCGCCG TTTGCAGGCAGGGCGCCGCAACGAGACCTGCAactggcccttccctttcccAGGGTCCGTGAGCTCGGCCGGAGGAAACCGATGTGTGGACGCGGCCGAAGCCTGCACGGCGAACGCGCTGTGCCAGCGGCTGCGCTCCGAGTACGTGGCGCAGTGCCTGGGCCGGGCCGCGCAGAGGAGCTGTCCCCGCGCCCGCTGCCGCCGCGCCCTGCGCCGCTTCTTCGCCCGCGGGCCACCCGCGCTCACCTACGCGCTGCTCTTCTGCCCGTGCGGGGGCTCCGCGTGCGCCGAGCGCCGGCGCCAGACCTTCGTGCCCTCCTGCGCCTTCTCCGGGCCCGGCCCCGCGCCTCCCTCCTGCCTAGAGCCCTTAGAGGTTTGCGAGCGCAGCCCGGTCTGCAG GCCCCGCCTCCTGGCCTTTCAGGCCTCCTGCGCGCCGGCGCCCAGCGCCCCCGACGGTTGCCTGTGGGACCAGCGCACCCACTGCGTGCGCGCCTACGCGGGCCTCGTGG GCACTGCTGTCACTCCCAACTACGTGGACAATGCGAGCGCGCGCGTAGCGCCTTGGTGCCACTGCGGAGCCAGCGGGAACCGGCGTGAGGACTGCGAAGCCTTCCGGGGTCTCTTTACCAGGAACCCCTGCTTGG ATGGTGCCATTCAGGCCTTTGCCAGCGGGTGGCCCCCAGTCTTGCTGGACCAGCCGAACCCCCAAGGGCACCCTGAGCACAGCCTCCTGCAG GTGCCCCTCCCTCAAGCTGGTGGCTTTGCAGTTTCCAGGCACCAGTGGGAAGACCACACCCTTCACTGGATGGTCACCACGAGGCCCAGTCACTGTGTTCAGCTGAGTCTCACGGGGCCTTTTTTGCTCACCTGCACCTCTTACTGCTTGGAGGCTAGAAGCAGTTGGCTTTTCCAGAATTGCAAGGCCCTGACTGACGTCTTTCCACCCCTTTTCCCTTCTGCATGTAAACTGGCTAATTCTTTCTTGAAGTGA